A region of Necator americanus strain Aroian chromosome I, whole genome shotgun sequence DNA encodes the following proteins:
- a CDS encoding hypothetical protein (NECATOR_CHRI.G3507.T1): MSRPEFFQKPRKPLRQEEKFEEIPRTTLEHLCSFNIRDPPQVIRKTGIICTIGPSCRSVDMLKQMITTGMNVARLNFSHGSHEYHGGTIANIRKAVESFSNNVQVAIALDTKGPEIRTGLLSGGATAEVELVKGKKIVLTTDAKYKESCSAETLYLDYKNIAKVVSKGSRVYVDDGLISLVVDEIKDDELHCTIENGGMLGSRKGVNLPGAIVDLPAVSEKDIQDLKFGVEQGVDMIFASFIRNAEGIRVMRKVLGDKGKNIKIIAKIENQEGMEKADEIIAEADGIMVARGDLGIEIPTEKVFVAQKMLIAKCNRAGKPVICATQMLESMTKKPRPTRAEGGDVANAVLDGADCVMLSGETAKGDYPIETVKTMGFICKEAEAVFPYRRFFHNALLSTIRPTDMTMTTALAAVIAADNCHAAAIVVSTSCGRSAMCCSRYRGPVPIIAVCRNANVCRQLNIFRAVFPILYNKPAAEFNAELDSKVNFAIEYGKENGFINRGDFIVVVNGWKQGSGFTNTMRIVTAS, translated from the exons ATGTCAAGGCCGGAATTCTTTCAAAAGCCCAGAAAACCTTTAAG ACAGGAAGAAAAGTTTGAAGAGATTCCAAGGACAACGCTCGAGCACTTGTGTAGCTTTAATATCCGTGATCCACCGCAGGTGATACGTAAAACAGGAATCATATGCACTATAG GTCCTTCTTGCCGCTCCGTGGATATGCTCAAGCAAATGATCACAACTGGCATGAACGTTGCTCGCCTGAACTTCTCTCATGGAAGTCATGAA TATCATGGAGGAACAATTGCCAACATCCGCAAGGCCGTTGAATCATTCAGCAATAACGTACAAGTTGCTATTGCACTCGACACGAAGggacctgaaattcgtacggGCCTTCTCTCTGGAGGAGCGACTGCAGAG GTCGAGCTTGTgaaaggtaaaaaaattgtcctCACAACCGATGCGAAATATAAGGAGTCGTGTAGTGCGGAGACACTTTATCTCGATTATAAAAACATCGCCAAG GTAGTCAGCAAAGGGTCTCGCGTTTACGTTGACGATGGTCTAATTTCACTCGTCGTTGATGAAATCAAAGATGATGAACTGCATTGTACTATTGAAAACGGCGGTATGCTTg GCAGCCGCAAAGGTGTCAATCTTCCTGGAGCAATTGTTGACCTCCCAGCCGTTTCTGAAAAGGATATTCAG GACCTTAAATTCGGTGTCGAACAGGGAGTTGATATGATCTTTGCATCATTCATAAGGAATGCTGAAGGGATTCGAGTCATGCGTAAG GTGCTCGGTGATAAAGGGAAAAACATCAAGATCatagcaaaaattgaaaatcaagAGGGTATGGAGAAGGCAGATGAGATCATTGCCGAAGCAGACGGAATTATGGTGGCAAGAGGCGATCTCGGCATCGAAATCCCCACCGAGAAAGTGTTTGTTGCACAAAAG ATGTTGATAGCAAAGTGCAATCGAGCTGGAAAACCTGTTATCTGTGCCACACAAATGCTCGAATCCATGACGAAAAAACCTCGTCCAACACGTGCAGAAGGAGGCGATGTTGCCAACGCC GTTCTTGATGGAGCGGATTGTGTAATGTTGTCCGGTGAAACAGCAAAAGGTGACTATCCAATTGAGACAGTGAAGACGATGGGTTTCATATGCAAG GAGGCAGAAGCCGTGTTCCCATATCGAAGATTCTTCCACAATGCACTCCTAAGCACCATTCGACCAACTGATATGACGATGACTACCGCACTTGCTGCTGTAATTGCAGCTGACAATTGTCATGCTGCTGCAATAGTAGTCAGCACTTCCTGTGGACG AAGTGCTATGTGTTGTTCCCGATACAGAGGCCCTGTTCCAATAATTGCGGTGTGCAGGAATGCTAACGTTTGTCGTCAGTTGAACATTTTTAG AGCTGTTTTCCCCATTCTCTACAACAAACCCGCTGCAGAATTCAATGCAGAACTCGACAGCAAAGTGAATTTCGCTATAGAGTATGGCAAAGAGAATGGATTTATTAACCGAGGGGATTTCATAGTAGTGGTGAACGGATGGAAGCAAG GAAGCGGATTCACTAACACGATGAGGATCGTCACTGCATCCTAA
- a CDS encoding hypothetical protein (NECATOR_CHRI.G3508.T1), which produces MKREIAVLPARRSETQRTKQLELQWKSARIRCNDVELSCRREKQESLCKLTPVPPPPPAAAAAAATAIHSPYPLLNYLMGTYV; this is translated from the exons ATGAAGCGCGAAATCGCCGTGTTACCGGCTCGAAGATCTGAGACTCAACGTACGAAACAACTTGAATTGCAGTGGAAAAGTGCACGAATTCGATGCAACGATGTAGAGTTgag TTGTCGTCGTGAAAAGCAGGAATCATTATGCAAGCTGACGCCtgtaccaccaccaccaccagcagcagcagcagcagcagctacAGCAATTCACTCACCGTATCCTCTTCTCAATTACCTCATGGGTACATATGTGTGA